The sequence below is a genomic window from Planctomycetaceae bacterium.
GGATCGCCCTTGCGAACGTTGGACAATTCGACAACGGCAGGGTGGTCGCTCTGCGTCGAGGCCAATCGGATCGTCGATCCCTCTCTGGGCGCCCATGCCGCCAGCGTGCTGCGGTTGATGGCGATGGGCAGGACGAACCCGTCGTTGTAGTCTGTATGTTCGCCGATGAGGTTCACCCGCCCCGGCGCGCGGACGACGCCTGCCGGCGGGCGGCCGTACTGTTCTTCAAACCGTTGCTGCAATGCATGTACGTCTGTGCTCATAGTCGCAGGAGCGTACAAGCCTCCGCTGCGCGTGTCAACTCGCACGGGAATCGTCCGAAGATGTCTGGTACGACTGTCTGCGGCGGCTACGGCCGAGTCTGGAGTTGATAGCTGTGGGCCTCGCGGGCGGCGCCGGCGGAGTCATTGCCGGACTGAACGTATTGCACATGCACTTGCGAGGGCATGACTTTCACTCGCAGGTATCCGGAGCTGGGTTTGATCACGCCTTTTGCATAACCGTATCTGGCGCCGTTGGCGGTGCGACCGACGGGGCAGGCGGGCTGGGGGACCAGTTGGTAAACTATGCCATCGAGGTCCTGCTTGGCGTAGAAGTGGTCGTGGCCGTGGAAGAAGATCGTCACGTGGTTCTTGACCAGCAAGTCGTGAATGGGCATGGGCCAGCCGGGGCGGTTCTTCTCAAAGCCGCGCGTGCCGTCGGGGTTGGCGCCGCCCCACTCATACAAGCCCGCGGCCTCGCCGCCGCCGCGCCCGGCCTCGTCGGCTCCGCCAACGAGTTGGTGGCAGAAGACGAACTTCCATTTCGCTTTGCTGCTTTCCAGCGTGCTCTTGAGCCAATCGTACTGCTCGCGCCCCAGCGTGGCTCAACCCCGAGCCCTGCCGCGTGACGTTGGACCTGGTCAGCGATGGGCCGTTAGCGGGCGACTGGTTCACCCCCGCGCCGCACCAGTCGCGGCCGTAGTTGCTTGCGAACCACCAGAACATAGTGCCCAAAGCCGTTGCGCTGGCTCATGATCGCGAGACCTCAAGGGTCGCGTTGCGGGTCTTTCTGGGGGTCGCTCTTGACATGCAGCGTTTGCGTGGGGAAGGCGAACTCGATGCCTTCGTCGTTGTAGCGGCGCAGCAGTTCCATGTTGAAGTCGTGGTTGAATTCGAGGTACTGCCACCAGTCCGGCGGGGTGAACCAGTACAGCACGATGATGTTCAGGCTGGTTGCGTTGAACTCGTTGAAGTACGCCCGCGGCGGAAGGTCCGGCGGGAAACTGTCGCTGCGCCGCTGGAGCATCTCGCGGAGGATCTCCACCGCCCGCTGCACTTTCTGCGGCGGCGTGTCGTAGGGGATCGTGACGTTCAACAACCGCCGGATCGACCGGCGGCTGCCGATGTTCTCCACCGGCTCGCTGGCGACCAGCGAGTTGGGCACGGTCACGAGGTTGCCCTCCAGCGTTCGGATGCGGGTCGAGCGAAAGCCCACTTCCTCGACCGTTCCGTCATAGCCCTTAATGACGATGCGATGGCCCAGGGAGAAGGGGCGGTCGGTGAAGATCGTGACCGACCCGAAAAAGTTGGCCAGCATGTCTTTGGCCGCCAGGGCGAAGGCCAAGCCGCCCACGCCCAGCCCGGCCAGCAGCGGGCCGATCTCCAGTTCAAAGATATTCTGGGCGATAAAGATGACGGCGACGATGATGACGAACACCCGCAGGGCCTTGCGGATCAGCGGGACGATCTGCACGTCGAGCATCGTTTCGCTGCGGGAGGCGTGCCTGTGCAGCACGTACGCGACGATGTCGACGAGGCTAAAGACGATCCACGAGACGCCGATGGCCGCTATGGCGGCGCAGGTATGGTTCCAGAACGGTCGCAGCGACGCGAGCGTCTCGGCCGGGCCTGTCGCGGTGAGGGTGGGGCGCACCCACGTCAGGATCATGAACTGCCCCGCCAGGTACAGCCCGCCGGCCAGCGTCAGCATCACCGCCGGGCGCGCCACGCTCGTCAGCAGCATCCCCAGCAGGTGCAGCCGCCCACCGCTCAACCATCGCCCGTGGCGGGTCAGCACCACCGAGACGATCTTGCCGACGACCAGGCTCAGCAAAATCATCCCCAGCAGCATCGCCCAACGCCACAGCTCATTGCCCAGAAATTGGTAATGCAAATCCAGTTG
It includes:
- a CDS encoding mechanosensitive ion channel family protein, whose translation is MHYQFLGNELWRWAMLLGMILLSLVVGKIVSVVLTRHGRWLSGGRLHLLGMLLTSVARPAVMLTLAGGLYLAGQFMILTWVRPTLTATGPAETLASLRPFWNHTCAAIAAIGVSWIVFSLVDIVAYVLHRHASRSETMLDVQIVPLIRKALRVFVIIVAVIFIAQNIFELEIGPLLAGLGVGGLAFALAAKDMLANFFGSVTIFTDRPFSLGHRIVIKGYDGTVEEVGFRSTRIRTLEGNLVTVPNSLVASEPVENIGSRRSIRRLLNVTIPYDTPPQKVQRAVEILREMLQRRSDSFPPDLPPRAYFNEFNATSLNIIVLYWFTPPDWWQYLEFNHDFNMELLRRYNDEGIEFAFPTQTLHVKSDPQKDPQRDP